TGGATCTTGACGAAGTAAAGACAGCTACAGTTGCTAAGGCTCTCAAGGCTATCGGCGCTGGCAATTCTTCACTCATCGTTCTCGAGGGCGTAAACAAGAATGCAGAGCTCTCTGCAAGAAATATCAAGGATGTTAAGACAGCACTCGTTAACACGATCAACGTTATGGACATCCTCAAGTATGACAGCTTTGTAGCTACAAAGGCTGCAGTTGAGAAGATCGAGGAGGTATACAAGTAATGAAGTCCCCCTATGATGTAATCATTAAGCCCATCATCACAGAGAAGACGATGGCTAGCACAGAAGAGGGCAAGTACACTTTCGTAGTTGCACCTAACGCTGAAAAGCCTGAGATCAAGGCAGCAGCAGAGAAGCTCTTCGGTGTTAAGGTTCTTGCTGTTAACGTTGCTAATTTTGACGGTAAGAAGAGAAGACTTAGAAATAAGCCCGGCACAACACCTGCTTACAAGAAGGCAGTTGTTACAATCGCTACAGACGCTGTTGAGAACACATACCTCGGCAAGGGCGGCAAGGCAGTAAAGGCCGGAACAAAGAACAAGACATCAATCGAAGAATTCGGTTTTGGTCAGTAATGTAATCAAGGAGAGATAAAAAATGGCAGTAAAAACATTTAAACCTACTTCTCCCGCAGTTCGTGGAATGGCCATAGCTGACTATTCCGTTCTTACAAAGAAGGACCCGGAGAAGAGCCTTCTTAAGTCAAGGAAGAAGACAGGCGGCCGTAACTCTTATGGCCGTATCACGGTTCGCCATATCGGCGGCGGTAACCGTACAAAGCTCAGAGTAATCGATTGGAAGCGTGACAGAGCAGGTATCCCTGCTACAGTCAAGGCAATCGAGTACGATCCTAACAGAACAGCTTACTTAGCACTCATTCAGTATGTTGACGGTGTTAAGTCCTACATCCTCGCTCCCGAGGGCCTCAAGGTAGGTCACAAGGTTGAGAGCGGTCCGGATGCAGATATCCTTAACGGCAACGTTCTTCCTATTTCCTCTATCCCGGTAGGTACAGTTATCTGCTGCGTAGAGATGAATCCCGGCAAGGGCGCTCAGCTCGTTAGAACAGCTGGTGCTTCTGCTCAGCTCATGGCTAAGGAGAACGGCTTCGCTCAGATCCGTCTTCCTTCCGGTGAAGTTCGTATGGTTCCCGAGAAGTGCCGCGCAATGATCGGTTCTATCGGCAACGCAGAGCACGAGAACGTTAAGCTCGGTAAAGCTGGTAAGTCCAGACACGCTGGTGTAAGACCTGCAGTTAGAGGTGTCGTAATGAACCCTAACGATCACCCTCACGGCGGTGGTGAAGGTAAGTCTCCTATCGGTCTCCCTGGCCCTGTTACACCTTGGGGTGTTCCTACATTGGGTAAGAAGACACGTAATAAGAAGAAGCAGTCCAGCAAGTATATTGTTAAGTCGAGAAAGGCATAAGGAGGCAGTTCAATGAGTAGATCAACCAAAAAGGGCTATTACGTTCAGGACGCTCTCATGAAGAAGGTCGAGGCGTTGAATGCAGCCAACGACAAGAAGATTATCCAGACATGGTCTAGAGCTTCTACGATTTTCCCTGAATTCGTCGGCCACACAATTGCTGTATACGACGGTCACAAGCATGTTCCGGTATACGTTACTGAGGACATGGTAGGACATAAGCTTGGCGAGTTCGCACCTACACGTAAGTTCGGCGGTCACACAAGCAACGAGAAGTCCGCTTCTAACTCATAAGGAGGAAATTTCTGTGGAAAAGATTATTTTAAGCAGAGACAATATTGAGAAGAACCGCGAGAAGATCCTCGAAGCTTATGCGGCACCTTCCAAGTCTTCAAATAAGCTCCCCACTCCTACAAAGAAGCAGAGAAAGCTTCTCGGAATGGGCAGAGACAGAGGAACAGCTACAGCTAAGTACGTTAGAATTGCTCCCCGTAAGGTAAGAGTAGTTGCTAACCTCATCAAGGGTAAGTCTTTAGATGATGCTTATGCTATCCTCACATACACACCCAAGGCAGCATCACCTGTTATCGCTAAGGTTTTGAAGTCTGCTGAAGCTAACGCTGTCAACAACTTCGACCTCTCCAGAGACAAGCTTTATGTTGCTGAGTGCATTTCCAATCCCGGCCCTGTTCTCAAGAGATACATCCCGAGAGCAAGAGGTTCGGCTAGTTCGATCAAGAAGAGAACAAGTCACGTTACTGTAGTTCTCAAGGAAAGGGTATAAGGAGGTTTAAGCATGGGTCAGAAAGTTAACCCTAATGGACTTAGAGTAGGCGTTATCGACGACTGGAGCTCACACTGGTATGCCGACAAGAACACCTTTTCCGATTGTCTTGTCGAAGATCAGAAGATCCGTGAGTTCGTTTTAAAGGCAGTTGAGCCTATCGCAAGAGGCAACGCCAAGAAGCCCGTAGACGAGAGCCGCACAAATGTTGCAGGCGTATCCAAGGTCATCATCGACCGTAAGGGCACAGACAGAATCAACGTTATTGTTAAGACAGCTCGTCCTTCACTCGTAGGTGGAGACAAGGGCTCAGGAAGAATGGCTCTTAAGGATGCACTTGAGAAGGAATTCAACAAGAACGTATCCAAGGATAAGAAGAGAGTATTCACAGTTGATATCGAAGTTATCAAGAACAGTGATACAGATGCACTCCTCGTTGCTCAGAACATCGCTTCTCAGCTCGAGAACCGTGCAAGCTTCAGAAGAGCAATGAAGAGAGCAATGCAGATGGCTATGAAGCAGCCCGGTGTTCTCGGAATCAAGACAAAGTGCTCCGGCCGTTTGGGCGGTGCCGAGATCGCAAGATCCGAGACATATCACGAGGGCACAATCCCGCTTCAGACACTCCGCGCAGATATCGATTATGGATTTGCTGAGGCAAAGACAACATACGGAATCATCGGCGTAAAGGTCTGGATCTACAAGGGTGAAGTATTCGGCCAGAAGAGCCAGTCAAAGAAGTCTGAAGGAGGAAAAGCTTAATGTTACTTCCTAAGAGAACAAAGTATAGAAAGCAGCAGAGAGGCCGTATGAAGGGCCAGGCTCACCGCGGCAACTTCGTAGCTTACGGTGATTACGGTCTTCAGGCTCTTGAACCTTGCTGGATCAAGTCAAATCAGATCGAAGCTGCACGTATCGCAATCAACAGATACATCAAGCGTGGCGGTAAGGTATGGATCAAGATCTTCCCTGATAAGCCGGTATCAAAGAAGCCTGCACAGGTCCGAATGGGTTCAGGTAAGGCAGCAAACGAGTACTGGTGCGCAGTAGTAAGACCTGGAAGAGTTCTTTTCGAGATCTCAGGTGTTACTGAAGAGCAGGCTAGAGAAGCCATGAGACTTGCTGGACATAAGCTCCCTTGCAAGACAAAGTTTATCGCAAAAGTAAAGGAGGAAAGCGCAAATGAAGGTTGAAGAAATCCGTAAGATGTCTGATGAAGAACTTTCTTCTGAGCTCGCCTCTTTGAAGGAAGAACTCTTCAAGCTCCGCTTCCAGCATGCAACAAACCAGCTCGATAATCCGGCTCAGATTGCACAGGTTAAGCGCGATATCGCTAGAGTAATGACAATTCAGCGCGAGAAGCAGCTCGCTGCTAATAAGTAAGGAGGAGACGACAAATGGCTGAGAGAAATTTAAGAAAAACCAGAGTCGGTCTCGTTACATCTGACAAGATGGATAAGACGATCACAGTTTCCGTCGTAGAGCACGTTAAGCACCCTCTTTACGGAAAGATCATGAAGAGAACATACAAGCTTAAGGCTCACGATGAGAACAATGAAGCTCACGAGGGCGATAAGGTTGAAGTTATGGAGACACGCCCGATTTCCAAGGATAAGCGTTGGAGACTCGTAAGTGTCGTTGAGAAGGCTAAGTAAGGCGATTAAAGGAGGATATATCAGATGATTCAGGTTGAATCCAGACTCAGATCTGCCGACAATACCGGAGCAAAAGAGCTTCTCTGCATCAAAGTTTTGG
The window above is part of the Ruminococcaceae bacterium R-25 genome. Proteins encoded here:
- a CDS encoding LSU ribosomal protein L23P, producing the protein MKSPYDVIIKPIITEKTMASTEEGKYTFVVAPNAEKPEIKAAAEKLFGVKVLAVNVANFDGKKRRLRNKPGTTPAYKKAVVTIATDAVENTYLGKGGKAVKAGTKNKTSIEEFGFGQ
- a CDS encoding LSU ribosomal protein L2P — its product is MAVKTFKPTSPAVRGMAIADYSVLTKKDPEKSLLKSRKKTGGRNSYGRITVRHIGGGNRTKLRVIDWKRDRAGIPATVKAIEYDPNRTAYLALIQYVDGVKSYILAPEGLKVGHKVESGPDADILNGNVLPISSIPVGTVICCVEMNPGKGAQLVRTAGASAQLMAKENGFAQIRLPSGEVRMVPEKCRAMIGSIGNAEHENVKLGKAGKSRHAGVRPAVRGVVMNPNDHPHGGGEGKSPIGLPGPVTPWGVPTLGKKTRNKKKQSSKYIVKSRKA
- a CDS encoding SSU ribosomal protein S19P, which codes for MSRSTKKGYYVQDALMKKVEALNAANDKKIIQTWSRASTIFPEFVGHTIAVYDGHKHVPVYVTEDMVGHKLGEFAPTRKFGGHTSNEKSASNS
- a CDS encoding large subunit ribosomal protein L22, with the translated sequence MEKIILSRDNIEKNREKILEAYAAPSKSSNKLPTPTKKQRKLLGMGRDRGTATAKYVRIAPRKVRVVANLIKGKSLDDAYAILTYTPKAASPVIAKVLKSAEANAVNNFDLSRDKLYVAECISNPGPVLKRYIPRARGSASSIKKRTSHVTVVLKERV
- a CDS encoding SSU ribosomal protein S3P yields the protein MGQKVNPNGLRVGVIDDWSSHWYADKNTFSDCLVEDQKIREFVLKAVEPIARGNAKKPVDESRTNVAGVSKVIIDRKGTDRINVIVKTARPSLVGGDKGSGRMALKDALEKEFNKNVSKDKKRVFTVDIEVIKNSDTDALLVAQNIASQLENRASFRRAMKRAMQMAMKQPGVLGIKTKCSGRLGGAEIARSETYHEGTIPLQTLRADIDYGFAEAKTTYGIIGVKVWIYKGEVFGQKSQSKKSEGGKA
- a CDS encoding LSU ribosomal protein L16P, whose product is MLLPKRTKYRKQQRGRMKGQAHRGNFVAYGDYGLQALEPCWIKSNQIEAARIAINRYIKRGGKVWIKIFPDKPVSKKPAQVRMGSGKAANEYWCAVVRPGRVLFEISGVTEEQAREAMRLAGHKLPCKTKFIAKVKEESANEG
- a CDS encoding large subunit ribosomal protein L29 — translated: MKVEEIRKMSDEELSSELASLKEELFKLRFQHATNQLDNPAQIAQVKRDIARVMTIQREKQLAANK
- a CDS encoding SSU ribosomal protein S17P translates to MAERNLRKTRVGLVTSDKMDKTITVSVVEHVKHPLYGKIMKRTYKLKAHDENNEAHEGDKVEVMETRPISKDKRWRLVSVVEKAK